The proteins below come from a single Psychrobacter sp. FDAARGOS_221 genomic window:
- a CDS encoding sigma 54-interacting transcriptional regulator, whose product MTTQHSIWLIDDDPALRLILEDTFNDAGLMVHPFSNAKGAWTKLNQVLKGQQPVDSLPDVILTDIRMPMMDGLSFSQWMHKNFPQLPVIIMTAHSDLKSAVDSYDTGAFEYLPKPFDLDHAVLVVKKAIQSNPTAAKANAKQPFSSNLQTDPNPSPNINKNTKNTKDTAADNISTDPKKPSVVKPFKPASSKPALSKAATSHHHAENTSPIIGQSVAMQTVFRAIGRLAASPITVLITGESGTGKELVAGALHQNSPRSKKPFIALNMAAIPHELIESELFGHEKGAFTGATTQRQGRFEQANGGTLFLDEIGDMPFSTQTRLLRVLANGEFFRVGGQQPIKVDVRIIAATHQNLEQLVKEGKFREDLFYRLNVIRLPLPPLRERPDDIAELVDFFMIKAAKEMGTEVKQLSAQAMAIMQAFDWPGNVRQLENACRWITVMATGDMLTVEDLPPDLTEFATRYLAPESQTAEFTTHSTNDPALNSEVSNNNQLDSHNIHSNNSANNLASAHAHNLPTVDSLSWQQQLRTWATHALHEGQTDILQQAAPEFEAVLIEVALAHSNGRKGDAAELLGWGRNTLTRKIKLLGLDNNLA is encoded by the coding sequence ATGACGACGCAACACAGCATTTGGTTAATCGATGATGATCCTGCATTACGTCTTATCTTAGAAGATACCTTCAATGATGCTGGGTTAATGGTACACCCGTTTTCTAATGCCAAAGGCGCTTGGACCAAGCTTAACCAAGTACTAAAAGGTCAACAGCCAGTAGACAGCCTGCCGGATGTCATTTTAACTGACATTCGCATGCCGATGATGGATGGGCTGTCTTTTAGTCAATGGATGCATAAAAACTTCCCACAACTGCCAGTGATTATCATGACTGCTCACTCTGATTTAAAATCAGCGGTTGATAGCTATGACACCGGAGCGTTTGAATATCTGCCCAAGCCTTTTGATTTAGACCATGCGGTATTGGTTGTTAAAAAAGCGATTCAATCCAATCCAACTGCGGCTAAAGCAAACGCCAAACAGCCATTCAGTTCTAACCTACAGACAGATCCAAACCCAAGCCCAAATATAAATAAAAACACTAAAAATACAAAAGACACAGCCGCCGACAACATAAGCACCGACCCTAAAAAGCCATCAGTCGTAAAACCATTCAAACCTGCATCATCTAAACCAGCTCTATCCAAAGCAGCGACTAGCCATCACCACGCTGAAAACACCTCGCCCATCATTGGTCAATCTGTGGCGATGCAAACTGTGTTTCGAGCCATTGGCCGCCTCGCCGCCTCACCGATTACCGTCTTAATCACAGGTGAATCTGGTACCGGTAAAGAATTGGTCGCTGGCGCATTACACCAAAACTCACCTCGCAGCAAAAAGCCGTTTATTGCCTTAAACATGGCGGCTATTCCGCATGAGCTGATAGAGTCAGAATTATTTGGTCATGAAAAAGGTGCGTTTACTGGCGCGACCACTCAGCGTCAAGGCCGGTTTGAACAGGCCAATGGCGGCACTCTGTTTTTAGATGAGATTGGAGACATGCCGTTTAGCACCCAAACCCGGCTGCTGCGGGTACTGGCCAATGGTGAGTTTTTCCGTGTTGGCGGCCAGCAGCCCATCAAAGTCGATGTGCGTATCATTGCCGCTACTCATCAAAACTTAGAGCAGTTGGTGAAAGAAGGCAAATTCCGTGAGGATTTGTTTTACCGCCTCAATGTGATTCGTCTGCCACTACCACCGTTGCGTGAGCGACCAGATGACATCGCTGAACTGGTTGATTTCTTTATGATTAAAGCAGCCAAAGAAATGGGCACTGAGGTCAAGCAGCTGTCAGCACAGGCAATGGCAATCATGCAAGCCTTTGATTGGCCAGGTAATGTGCGCCAACTTGAAAATGCCTGCCGCTGGATCACCGTGATGGCCACAGGCGATATGCTAACGGTTGAAGACTTGCCGCCAGATTTGACCGAATTTGCTACCCGTTATTTAGCGCCAGAGTCGCAAACAGCGGAGTTTACTACTCATAGCACAAATGACCCTGCTCTGAACTCTGAGGTATCCAATAATAACCAATTGGATAGCCACAATATCCATTCTAACAATAGCGCTAACAACCTAGCGTCTGCTCATGCTCACAACCTACCCACTGTTGATAGTCTAAGCTGGCAGCAGCAACTACGCACTTGGGCAACCCATGCACTGCATGAAGGCCAAACCGATATCTTGCAACAAGCGGCCCCTGAGTTTGAGGCAGTATTGATTGAAGTGGCATTGGCGCACAGCAATGGGCGCAAAGGCGATGCCGCTGAACTGCTCGGTTGGGGACGCAATACCTTGACTCGAAAAATTAAACTGCTTGGCTTAGATAATAACTTGGCTTAA
- a CDS encoding two-component system sensor histidine kinase NtrB — protein MTAPNPRLLLQHLYTGVIWVSHDLRIAWVNTQTEQILSVSASRLIGLNIIDLLLPVHLTPDRTESIDTKNTLPPHQTSNGNRLDDSEKNDDPHSIVEKQTPHLPTLTEAYNKLQTQFHNAQYYQQPFIEYNRQIRGIHQPLDLHYSVTPVEQEGLPYFLIEIWHGDRRNRLDKEQQLQEQHDVSREMLRSVAHEVKNPLAGIRGAAQLLIRQARSSLAANSDLTHTEQQPTVMVDANKLTTYANIVISETDRLTKLIEQLLGSNQLPEFALINIHQPLEHVLLLTQTQHPSVNIKRDYDLSLPELMADNNQLIQVFLNLVNNACEAMLEQDSNTLSADYQPQLTITTRIEHQYTIGTVHHKQVIKVSVQDNGAGISHALIGRIFFPLVTARANGTGLGLALVQEIVHRHQGSIEVASQPGDTQFTVYLPLTIVDPPSASG, from the coding sequence ATGACCGCACCCAATCCACGCCTATTACTGCAACACCTATATACCGGTGTGATCTGGGTCAGCCACGACTTGCGTATTGCTTGGGTCAATACCCAAACCGAGCAAATCTTATCGGTCAGCGCTTCACGCTTGATTGGGCTTAATATTATCGATTTATTATTACCTGTTCATTTAACCCCTGACCGCACAGAATCCATTGATACAAAAAACACATTACCTCCGCATCAAACGTCTAACGGCAATCGTTTAGATGACAGTGAAAAAAATGACGACCCTCACTCAATAGTAGAAAAACAAACGCCCCATTTGCCGACCTTGACCGAAGCCTATAACAAGCTGCAAACCCAGTTTCATAACGCCCAATACTACCAGCAGCCCTTTATAGAATATAATCGCCAAATCCGTGGTATTCATCAGCCTTTAGACCTGCACTATAGCGTTACCCCGGTTGAGCAAGAGGGCCTGCCTTACTTTTTGATTGAGATCTGGCATGGTGATCGCCGCAATCGACTGGACAAAGAACAGCAGCTTCAAGAACAACATGACGTCTCACGCGAAATGCTACGCTCCGTTGCCCACGAAGTGAAAAATCCGCTGGCCGGTATCCGTGGTGCCGCACAGTTATTGATTCGTCAAGCCCGCTCTAGCTTAGCGGCGAATTCTGATTTGACACATACTGAGCAACAGCCCACGGTGATGGTCGATGCTAATAAGCTAACCACATATGCCAATATTGTTATCAGTGAGACCGACCGCCTGACCAAACTGATTGAGCAGTTACTGGGTTCCAATCAACTGCCCGAATTTGCACTTATTAATATCCATCAACCGTTAGAGCATGTGTTACTACTGACTCAAACTCAGCATCCCAGCGTCAATATAAAAAGAGACTACGATTTATCTTTGCCGGAACTGATGGCGGATAACAACCAGTTGATTCAAGTATTTTTAAACCTCGTCAACAATGCCTGTGAGGCGATGCTTGAGCAAGACAGCAATACGTTGAGCGCAGACTATCAGCCGCAACTGACCATCACCACTCGTATTGAGCACCAATACACCATAGGTACTGTGCATCACAAACAGGTCATTAAAGTGAGTGTGCAAGACAATGGCGCCGGTATCAGTCATGCGTTAATTGGGCGCATCTTTTTTCCTTTAGTGACGGCAAGAGCGAATGGCACAGGGTTGGGGTTAGCGCTGGTGCAAGAGATAGTGCATCGTCACCAAGGCAGCATTGAGGTTGCTTCACAGCCAGGCGATACCCAGTTTACGGTGTATCTGCCGTTGACTATCGTTGATCCACCCTCTGCTTCTGGTTAG
- the rimO gene encoding 30S ribosomal protein S12 methylthiotransferase RimO, whose protein sequence is MPSDSSSDPVSIYVPNASKATSAPKTTSQAPDASQPANSSESETATEAYHHKANHNQNRSVSDSSQHAAQSQPVTAKTAPKVGFVSLGCPKALVDSERIITELTRDGYQVASDYDGADLVVVNTCGFIESAVQESLDAIGEAISQNGKVIVTGCLGKDADKIRQMHPAVLSVTGAHAYDEVITAVSTHAPIAKSDKQRSYDPKIDLINDAGVKLTPSHYAYLKISEGCNHRCTFCIIPSLRGDLVSRPIDSVMNEAMALKKAGVKELLIISQDTSAYGVDLKYKTTFWNGMPLKSKFFDLCEALAKVGIWVRLHYVYPYPHVDKVVELMAKPTDQGGLLPYLDIPLQHASPRILKAMKRPAHSENTLARIQKWREINPDIVIRSTFVVGFPGETEEDFEYLLDWLKQARLDRVGCFTYSEIEGAVANDLPNPVPEEIKQQRYERFMAVQQQISEQKLQEKVGKRMNVLVDEIDVAEQIAICRSYADAPEIDGHVYVDNIVQNGQIAVKVGDMLQVTIDEASEYDLFASLAN, encoded by the coding sequence ATGCCAAGCGATTCTTCATCAGATCCTGTCTCTATTTATGTGCCCAATGCATCTAAAGCAACGAGTGCACCTAAAACAACGAGTCAAGCGCCAGATGCTTCACAGCCGGCCAATTCTTCAGAGTCAGAAACAGCCACTGAGGCCTATCACCACAAGGCCAATCATAATCAAAATCGTAGTGTTAGCGACAGTAGCCAACATGCGGCTCAATCACAACCAGTGACTGCAAAAACAGCCCCCAAAGTCGGTTTTGTGTCTTTAGGCTGTCCTAAAGCGTTGGTTGACAGTGAGCGCATTATCACTGAGCTGACTCGTGATGGCTATCAAGTGGCATCAGATTATGATGGTGCAGACTTGGTCGTGGTTAACACTTGCGGCTTTATTGAATCAGCAGTACAAGAATCATTAGATGCCATCGGCGAGGCGATTAGCCAAAATGGTAAAGTTATCGTTACCGGTTGCTTGGGTAAAGATGCGGATAAAATCCGTCAAATGCACCCGGCGGTATTATCAGTGACCGGCGCACATGCGTATGATGAAGTGATTACTGCTGTATCTACCCATGCGCCAATTGCTAAATCTGATAAGCAGCGCAGCTATGATCCCAAAATTGATTTAATTAATGATGCGGGTGTTAAGCTGACCCCAAGCCATTATGCTTATCTCAAAATATCTGAAGGTTGTAACCACAGATGTACCTTCTGTATCATTCCTAGCTTACGCGGCGACTTGGTATCACGTCCGATTGATAGCGTGATGAATGAAGCCATGGCACTCAAAAAAGCAGGCGTCAAAGAGCTGCTCATCATCTCTCAAGACACCTCAGCGTACGGCGTTGACTTAAAATACAAAACCACGTTTTGGAATGGCATGCCGCTTAAGTCGAAGTTCTTTGACTTATGCGAAGCGTTAGCCAAAGTGGGCATTTGGGTACGTCTGCATTATGTCTATCCTTATCCGCATGTAGATAAAGTGGTTGAGTTGATGGCCAAGCCTACGGATCAAGGCGGTCTGCTACCATACTTGGATATTCCACTGCAGCATGCCAGTCCGCGTATCTTAAAAGCTATGAAACGCCCAGCGCACAGTGAAAACACCTTAGCGCGCATTCAAAAATGGCGTGAAATAAACCCTGATATCGTGATTCGCTCAACCTTTGTGGTTGGCTTCCCAGGCGAAACTGAAGAAGACTTCGAGTATTTATTAGACTGGCTGAAGCAAGCCAGATTGGACCGTGTCGGCTGCTTTACTTATTCAGAAATTGAAGGCGCCGTCGCCAATGATCTGCCCAATCCGGTGCCAGAAGAGATTAAGCAACAGCGCTATGAGCGTTTTATGGCGGTGCAGCAGCAAATCTCTGAGCAAAAGCTACAAGAAAAAGTTGGCAAGCGCATGAATGTGTTAGTCGATGAGATTGATGTGGCCGAACAGATTGCCATTTGCCGCAGCTATGCCGATGCGCCTGAGATTGATGGTCATGTGTATGTCGATAATATCGTACAAAATGGCCAAATAGCGGTAAAAGTAGGGGACATGCTGCAAGTCACCATCGATGAGGCCAGTGAGTATGACTTATTTGCCTCGTTAGCAAATTAG
- the pyrH gene encoding UMP kinase — protein sequence MSDKNPQFSRILLKLSGEALAGNQGMGIDASVLDKMSLAIAHLCGLGVQVGIVVGGGNLYRGSQLQKEGLVGRVTGDQMGMLATVMNGLAMRDALERRNINTRLMSALPIGEVTESYSSRNAIRYLKNGDVCIFVAGTGNPFFTTDTAACLRGIEIEAGVILKATKVDGVYDKDPSVHDDANKYDALTFDEVLEQKLGVMDLTAIALCREHNVPLQVFDMNKPNSLLNVIMGENEGTRVFH from the coding sequence ATGTCTGATAAAAATCCACAATTTTCTCGTATCTTACTTAAACTATCAGGCGAAGCTTTAGCCGGTAATCAGGGTATGGGTATTGATGCCTCGGTACTTGATAAAATGAGCTTGGCCATTGCTCACCTATGCGGGCTTGGTGTACAAGTTGGTATCGTGGTCGGCGGCGGTAACTTATATCGTGGCAGTCAATTACAAAAAGAAGGTTTGGTTGGCCGAGTCACCGGTGATCAAATGGGTATGCTAGCCACTGTGATGAACGGTCTGGCCATGCGTGATGCGCTAGAGCGTCGTAATATCAACACCCGCTTAATGTCAGCGTTACCGATTGGTGAAGTGACTGAAAGCTATAGTAGCCGTAACGCTATTCGTTATTTAAAAAATGGTGATGTGTGTATCTTTGTTGCTGGCACCGGCAACCCATTCTTCACCACAGATACCGCTGCCTGCTTACGTGGTATCGAAATTGAAGCTGGCGTGATTTTAAAAGCGACCAAAGTTGATGGCGTTTATGACAAAGACCCAAGTGTCCACGATGACGCTAATAAATATGACGCGCTGACCTTTGATGAAGTGTTAGAGCAAAAACTAGGTGTGATGGATTTAACCGCCATTGCCCTATGCCGTGAGCACAATGTGCCACTACAAGTATTTGACATGAATAAGCCCAACTCATTGCTGAATGTGATCATGGGCGAAAATGAAGGCACCCGTGTGTTCCATTAA
- the frr gene encoding ribosome recycling factor has protein sequence MINDIKKDGEDRMKKTIEALENAFSKVRTGRAHPGMLSGVMVNYYGADTPLNQVASVNVEDSRTLLVQPFERSMVQAVDKAIREADLGLNPMTADVIRVPMPALTEETRRDMQKLARAEAENSRVSIRNVRRDMLGDIKDLAKEKEISEDEERRASDDIQKLTDKYIASIDGKLDAKEKELMEV, from the coding sequence ATGATTAATGATATTAAAAAAGATGGCGAAGATCGCATGAAAAAAACCATCGAAGCACTAGAAAATGCCTTTAGCAAAGTCCGCACAGGACGTGCGCACCCAGGCATGTTATCTGGTGTGATGGTTAACTACTATGGCGCAGACACCCCACTAAACCAAGTGGCCAGCGTTAACGTTGAAGACTCACGTACTCTGCTAGTGCAGCCATTTGAGCGCTCTATGGTACAAGCGGTAGACAAAGCCATTCGTGAAGCAGATTTGGGTTTAAACCCAATGACCGCAGACGTGATTCGTGTGCCAATGCCAGCACTAACCGAAGAAACACGCCGTGACATGCAGAAATTAGCGCGTGCTGAAGCTGAAAACAGCCGTGTTTCTATCCGTAACGTGCGCCGTGATATGTTAGGTGACATCAAAGACTTGGCGAAAGAAAAAGAAATTAGTGAAGATGAAGAGCGCCGCGCCAGTGATGACATCCAAAAGTTAACCGACAAATATATCGCTAGCATCGACGGCAAACTTGATGCCAAAGAAAAAGAGCTAATGGAAGTTTAA
- the uppS gene encoding polyprenyl diphosphate synthase — protein MTKPQPSPSASHHATEPTLATPAVLPKHIAVIMDGNNRYGKAHGMAKGQGHVAGKEALDPLVEYCVATGIEVLTVFAFSSENWQRPANEVALLMRLLSATITEQMPRMQKYHIRLRFIGDRSQLSPELQQQMADAEAKTAENDAMTLVIAISYGGQWDIANAASILADQVANGQLTPDEVTVDALNQHVQLADVPDVDMLIRTGGEYRISNFLLWQSAYAELFFTDTLWPDFTPKELNTMLFEFSRRQRRFGKTSEQIEEQAGSAS, from the coding sequence ATGACCAAGCCACAACCGTCACCATCTGCATCACATCACGCCACTGAACCAACACTGGCAACGCCGGCCGTCTTACCGAAGCATATTGCGGTAATTATGGATGGCAACAACCGCTACGGCAAAGCTCATGGGATGGCAAAAGGCCAAGGTCATGTGGCCGGTAAAGAAGCGCTTGATCCCTTGGTTGAGTATTGCGTGGCAACGGGTATTGAAGTGTTAACCGTTTTTGCTTTTTCTAGTGAGAACTGGCAGCGCCCGGCCAACGAAGTAGCATTGTTAATGCGCCTATTGTCAGCGACCATTACCGAACAAATGCCGCGCATGCAAAAGTATCACATTCGCCTAAGATTTATCGGTGATAGAAGTCAGTTAAGCCCAGAGCTGCAACAGCAAATGGCTGATGCAGAAGCTAAGACTGCAGAAAATGACGCCATGACACTGGTGATCGCCATCAGTTACGGTGGTCAGTGGGATATTGCCAATGCCGCAAGTATCTTGGCTGATCAGGTGGCAAACGGTCAGTTGACGCCTGATGAGGTGACGGTTGATGCGCTAAATCAGCATGTGCAGCTTGCTGATGTGCCGGATGTGGATATGCTGATTCGTACCGGTGGGGAATACCGTATTTCTAACTTTTTATTATGGCAGTCAGCCTATGCGGAGCTGTTTTTCACTGATACCTTATGGCCTGATTTTACGCCCAAAGAGCTCAATACTATGCTGTTTGAGTTTTCGCGCCGTCAGCGCCGCTTTGGTAAAACCAGTGAGCAAATTGAAGAACAGGCTGGCTCAGCCAGTTAA
- a CDS encoding phosphatidate cytidylyltransferase, whose protein sequence is MWTRIKTAIVLVIIVGIALFASETPYLIVPLLAVGVTVAAYEWTKMMPKWHIPLLFVVLVLAITLVTLLAPHTWPAWWALSAIIWLMALYWVGRFPASTPWYGKQLSVIGLVLLTAAISAMFYLWQFSPFWLLYVFLLVWCADSGAYFVGRKLGRRKMAPNVSPNKSMEGLAGGLATGFAVVIAISVFQLKLTGTILVLFVGLSLITILSSVLGDLLESMLKRKAGIKDSGTILPGHGGVLDRIDSLLAATPIFALGFWALQHAGLLVIQ, encoded by the coding sequence ATGTGGACACGTATTAAAACGGCTATCGTTTTGGTTATCATCGTCGGTATCGCACTGTTCGCAAGCGAAACACCTTATTTGATCGTTCCATTATTGGCAGTTGGGGTCACCGTTGCTGCCTATGAATGGACCAAGATGATGCCAAAATGGCACATTCCCTTGTTGTTTGTCGTCCTGGTATTGGCCATTACTTTAGTGACACTGCTTGCGCCGCATACCTGGCCTGCTTGGTGGGCGTTGTCGGCGATTATTTGGCTGATGGCCTTATATTGGGTCGGCCGCTTTCCTGCCTCAACGCCTTGGTATGGCAAACAGCTGTCAGTGATAGGGCTGGTGCTGCTAACCGCTGCGATTAGCGCCATGTTTTATCTATGGCAGTTCTCGCCATTTTGGTTATTGTATGTCTTTTTATTGGTGTGGTGTGCAGACAGTGGCGCCTACTTCGTGGGTCGCAAATTGGGACGACGCAAAATGGCGCCCAATGTATCACCTAATAAGAGTATGGAAGGGCTGGCAGGCGGATTGGCAACCGGATTTGCGGTAGTCATTGCCATTAGTGTGTTTCAGTTAAAGTTAACCGGCACTATTTTGGTATTGTTTGTCGGACTGTCGCTAATCACAATTTTATCCTCCGTATTGGGCGACTTGCTTGAGTCGATGCTGAAGCGCAAAGCGGGCATTAAAGACTCAGGCACTATCTTGCCAGGGCACGGCGGAGTATTAGACCGCATTGACTCTCTATTGGCGGCAACCCCGATATTTGCACTGGGCTTTTGGGCGCTACAGCACGCGGGCTTATTGGTCATTCAATAG
- the ispC gene encoding 1-deoxy-D-xylulose-5-phosphate reductoisomerase has translation MTQRIAVLGATGSIGDSTLSILADHPELYQVYALSGHGRLDKLFALCQQFQPSRVAVPDDKVDEFAVRLQQAGLHCDVVGGQAGLDELAADPQVDTVVAAIVGAAGLSSTLTAARAGKRVLLANKEALVMAGSLMMQAVKAHGATLLPLDSEHNAIFQCLPSKVQQQNTDIHNADYGVKKLWLTASGGPFLHKNLQQMQTASVSEAVKHPNWSMGQKISVDSATMMNKGLELIEACHLFDLAESDIQVVIHPQSIIHSMVEYTDGSFLAQMGSPDMRTPIAHALAYPNRIAAGVEPLDLFKLSALEFIEPDLEKFACLKLARQAMQSGQAATIALNASNEVAVEAFIKQQVSLTDIALINARVLDKMLDGDTVAEVNQKSQTSRDKSCNRVGLSHGIDPNFSMNINELEDILNIDKLARKQAQQAIQECRG, from the coding sequence ATGACCCAACGCATTGCCGTCCTCGGGGCAACCGGTTCTATCGGTGACAGCACCCTGTCTATATTGGCTGATCACCCTGAGCTATACCAAGTCTATGCCTTATCAGGTCATGGTCGACTGGACAAATTATTTGCCCTGTGTCAGCAGTTCCAGCCTTCACGTGTGGCAGTTCCTGATGACAAGGTAGATGAGTTTGCAGTACGCTTGCAACAGGCCGGACTACACTGTGATGTGGTCGGCGGTCAAGCAGGATTAGATGAGCTCGCTGCTGATCCACAAGTGGATACAGTGGTGGCCGCTATTGTTGGCGCCGCTGGATTGTCATCGACATTGACCGCTGCGCGTGCTGGCAAACGTGTTTTATTGGCCAATAAAGAAGCGTTAGTAATGGCCGGCAGCCTGATGATGCAGGCAGTCAAAGCGCATGGGGCAACCTTATTACCCTTAGACTCTGAGCACAATGCCATTTTTCAGTGCTTACCTTCAAAAGTGCAGCAACAAAATACTGACATTCATAATGCGGATTACGGCGTCAAAAAGCTGTGGTTAACCGCTTCTGGTGGTCCATTTTTACATAAAAATCTGCAGCAAATGCAAACAGCCAGTGTCAGTGAAGCGGTTAAGCATCCCAACTGGTCGATGGGGCAAAAGATATCTGTCGATTCTGCAACCATGATGAACAAAGGCTTAGAGCTGATCGAGGCCTGTCATTTGTTTGATCTGGCTGAATCAGATATTCAAGTGGTCATTCATCCACAAAGTATTATTCACTCCATGGTAGAGTACACCGATGGTAGTTTCTTAGCGCAAATGGGTAGTCCTGATATGCGCACACCCATTGCACATGCTTTAGCATATCCCAATCGTATTGCCGCCGGAGTTGAGCCACTAGATTTATTTAAGTTATCGGCTCTGGAATTCATTGAACCAGATTTAGAAAAATTTGCCTGTCTAAAATTGGCACGTCAGGCCATGCAATCAGGGCAAGCAGCGACCATTGCTTTAAACGCGTCCAATGAAGTAGCAGTGGAGGCGTTTATAAAACAGCAAGTTTCTTTAACCGATATTGCCTTGATTAATGCAAGGGTATTAGACAAGATGCTAGACGGCGATACAGTGGCTGAGGTCAATCAAAAATCACAAACTAGCAGGGACAAATCTTGTAATCGTGTTGGTTTAAGCCACGGTATTGATCCAAATTTTTCAATGAATATAAACGAGTTAGAAGATATTTTGAATATAGATAAGTTGGCACGTAAGCAAGCGCAGCAAGCCATACAGGAGTGTCGCGGTTAA
- the rseP gene encoding RIP metalloprotease RseP has translation MSFMLIALAFIAVLGPLVALHEWGHYIVARLCGVKVLTYSIGFGPKLASWTSKKSGIDYRISALPLGGYVKMLDEREAEVADSEKHLAFNNQHPLKKIAIVAAGPIMNFIIAIALFWVLFLVPSEQLNTRIGSVLPDSPAASVSLPVGDKIVAVDGHAVKTWEEVNYRLADRMGETGSVRVTLQPMDTTSITKQTSTASDADSQKPVASEAAVTESASTELASKETATESVNQQPAKQVNVPIRDFLQGSESGKDTLSGLGILPWQPHIEPIVAQLTEDGAAIRQGMKVGDKIIAIEGQPIDDWIDATHIIRDNPEKLLNFTVQRKNDAGEMQQVDLQIMPQGKKAQAGQRYGQIGAGVDPGEIVVPDEYKTMVSYGPIGAITQSFAKTGQLATMTLNSMGKMITGKVGLENLSGPISIAVVSKQSFDISWKQVLSTAAIISLSLAVLNLLPIPVLDGGHLVYYLIELIRGKPLPEHMQAIGFNIGFLLLIGFMILAITNDFSRYF, from the coding sequence ATGTCATTTATGTTAATTGCGTTGGCGTTTATTGCCGTTTTAGGTCCATTAGTCGCGCTGCATGAGTGGGGCCATTATATTGTGGCTCGCTTATGCGGCGTTAAAGTGTTGACCTATTCCATTGGGTTTGGCCCTAAGTTGGCCAGTTGGACCAGCAAGAAGTCTGGCATCGACTATCGTATCTCAGCTTTGCCATTAGGCGGCTACGTGAAGATGCTCGATGAGCGTGAAGCAGAGGTAGCCGATAGCGAAAAACACTTGGCCTTTAACAATCAGCATCCGCTAAAAAAGATTGCCATTGTGGCCGCCGGTCCGATAATGAACTTTATTATCGCCATTGCTTTGTTTTGGGTGTTGTTCTTAGTGCCTAGCGAGCAGCTAAATACTCGCATTGGCTCTGTGCTGCCTGACAGTCCAGCTGCAAGCGTCAGCCTGCCTGTTGGTGATAAAATCGTAGCTGTTGATGGTCATGCTGTAAAAACCTGGGAAGAGGTCAATTATCGCTTGGCTGATCGCATGGGCGAAACCGGTAGTGTTCGCGTGACATTACAACCAATGGATACGACGTCCATCACGAAGCAGACTAGCACTGCATCAGACGCAGATAGCCAGAAGCCAGTTGCTTCGGAAGCGGCTGTTACAGAATCGGCTAGTACAGAATTGGCTAGCAAAGAGACGGCTACAGAGTCAGTCAATCAACAGCCAGCCAAGCAAGTAAACGTGCCTATTAGAGACTTTTTACAAGGCTCAGAGTCTGGCAAAGACACTTTATCTGGATTAGGGATACTGCCATGGCAGCCCCATATTGAGCCAATTGTTGCTCAGTTAACCGAAGATGGTGCGGCTATTCGTCAAGGCATGAAAGTTGGTGACAAAATTATCGCCATTGAGGGCCAACCGATCGACGATTGGATAGATGCCACTCACATTATTCGGGATAACCCAGAAAAGCTGCTTAACTTTACGGTGCAGCGCAAAAACGACGCTGGCGAGATGCAGCAAGTTGATTTGCAAATTATGCCGCAAGGTAAAAAAGCGCAAGCCGGTCAGCGCTATGGCCAAATTGGCGCTGGTGTTGATCCGGGTGAGATTGTTGTACCTGATGAGTACAAAACGATGGTATCCTACGGACCTATTGGTGCGATTACGCAGTCTTTTGCCAAGACCGGTCAATTGGCTACCATGACCTTAAACTCAATGGGTAAGATGATTACCGGCAAAGTAGGCTTAGAGAATCTATCTGGTCCGATTTCAATTGCCGTCGTGAGTAAACAAAGCTTTGATATTAGCTGGAAACAGGTGCTATCAACCGCGGCTATTATTAGCCTAAGCCTTGCTGTGCTTAATCTGTTGCCCATACCTGTATTAGATGGCGGTCACTTGGTTTATTACTTGATTGAATTGATCCGAGGTAAGCCATTGCCAGAGCATATGCAAGCCATTGGCTTTAATATTGGTTTTTTATTGCTGATAGGGTTTATGATTCTGGCGATAACCAATGATTTTAGTCGCTATTTTTAA